In Dysidea avara chromosome 3, odDysAvar1.4, whole genome shotgun sequence, a single window of DNA contains:
- the LOC136251877 gene encoding hematopoietic prostaglandin D synthase-like, producing MTSYKLYYWNAKGATESIRIIFAQAGVKYEDVRFEGEDWGKKYKPEMPFGQAPVLEVDGTKIAGSINILQYLGMIFGMTGNNDLDNAVLGGASDYISDISISMYKIWFAKDDEAEKIAEFKEKTVPQMFGVLQKHVKNGHFIGSEKLSWVDIQGYYMLDSVASHFNVNLADYPELQKLHDDVAAQPNIKKWLETRPKTEH from the exons ATGACCTCCTACAAGTTATACTACTGGAATGCCAAGGGAGCGACAGAGTCAATCCGTATCATTTTTGCACAAGCTGGAGTGAAGTATGAAGACGTTCGATTTGAAGGAGAAGACTGGGGAAAGAAGTATAAGCCAG AAATGCCATTTGGACAAGCACCAGTCCTTGAAGTAGATGGCACCAAGATTGCTGGGAGCATCAACATCCTACAGTACTTAGGAATGATATTTG GAATGACTGGTAATAATGATTTGGACAATGCTGTGTTGGGAGGAGCTTCTGATTACATTTCTGACATATCCATTAGTATGTACAAGATTTGGTTTGCCAAGGATGATGAG GCTGAGAAGATTGCTGAGTTCAAAGAGAAGACTGTACCTCAGATGTTTGGTGTTCTTCAGAAGCATGTGAAGAATGGACACTTTATTGGATCTGAG AAGCTCTCGTGGGTGGACATTCAAGGATATTATATGTTGGACAGTGTAGCAAGTCACTTTAATGTCAACCTAGCTGACTACCCTGAGCTCCAGAAACTTCATGATGATGTAGCTGCTCAACCAAACATTAAGAAGTGGTTGGAGACAAGACCCAAGACTGAGCATTAA
- the LOC136250557 gene encoding alpha-protein kinase vwkA-like, with product MSSSWTIKVKGITGKLTDVNAIHGADTTISTLKKQIEDCHDLHPPPHRQRLVFSKQGYADLKLEDPNSKLSSYCGLTDGSTLVLVILNRFILYVVGIDQVMHEMEVPSSVPKDYLVADLISLLEEKVQSNMSWYQVLFKSEPLETVRHGKQMVLKDLDIKSSDTLLITELGITLSVINPQVDLCFLVDCTGSMQSHIDAVKNCIKRVQHDLVQQFQGCDLRFAFVRYTDYDQPQSSRTTYINFTKSQNAFCGFVDGINATGGGDGPEDIMGGLQTAFSQLSWGDKEVCKVMVHVADYPCHGSQYHNQSDNYPGGDPAGISHEQMMKEVANNDVQYWFGYIDPSITDQMINVFNESLQQLSDRRLLIRQISAKEPKEMGEAVNRSVMNSVYGAEVARKATLKSYKLNPDIPEWGSISAITGNKTSTPPFKSMEDLQNGLKLDAPATNISFKCAPDPFAEGEECLVYHGYDVTSKRKIVLKKYKREGDEFNKIECYMKELKVRVITNTYVHSFNGEPLKPSNAVQITVHPLEIVQCEGSQQNFMMETFLRGNIEKYNNNAGIVSCKAEESDTMQAFSHYSWVKSGKSLLICDLQGVNSYSVVMLTDPAIHSMTPGCYGFTDHGPSGVKRFFKTHKCGNTCTQMGLNNCLP from the exons ATGTCTTCATCATGGACTATTAAAGTTAAAGGAATAACTGGAAAACTAACAGATGTTAATGCTATTCATGGAGCT GATACTACAATATCAACCTTGAAGAAGCAAATTGAGGACTGTCATGACCTGCATCCTCCTCCACATAGACAGAGACTAGTGTTTTCCAAACAAG GTTATGCTGATTTGAAACTAGAGGATCCTAACAGTAAACTGTCATCATATTGTGGTCTTACTGACGGAAGCACACTAGTATTGGTTATTCTTAACCGATTCATACTCTATGTTGTGGGAATAGATCAAGTGATGCATGAGATGGAAGTGCCATCATCTGTTCCTAAG GATTATTTGGTTGCCGATTTGATTTCATTACTAGAAGAAAAAGTTCAAAGCAACATGTCCTGGTACCAAGTATTATTTAAAAGTGAACCACTTGAAACAGTGAGGCATGGGAAGCAGATGGTACTAAAGGATCTTGACATCAAATCCAGTGACACTCTTCTTATTACAGAACTAGGAATTACTCTGAGTGTCATTAATCCACAG GTTGATCTCTGCTTCTTAGTGGATTGTACTGGATCCATGCAAAGCCATATTGATGCTGTCAAAAATTGTATTAAGAGAGTTCAACATGATTTAGTTCAACAGTTCCAGGGTTGTGATCTTCGGTTTGCTTTTGTGAGATATACAGATTATGATCAACCACAGTCCAGCCGAACAACATACATCAATTTTACTAA GAGTCAGAATGCATTTTGTGGTTTTGTTGATGGAATCAATGCCACTGGAGGAGGAGATGGTCCAGAAGATATTATGGGAGGATTACAAACTGCTTTTAGCCAGCTGTCATGGGGAGACAAAGAAGTCTGTAAG GTTATGGTTCATGTTGCGGATTATCCATGTCATGGTTCTCAATACCACAATCAAAGTGATAACTACCCTGGAGGGGACCCAGCTGGTATAAGCCATGAGCAGATGATGAAGGAAGTTGCCAACAATGATGTCCAATATTGGTTTGGGTATATTGATCCTAGTATAACAGATCAAATGATCAATGTTTTCAATGAGTCACTTCAGCAACTCAGTGATCGTCGACTGTTAATTCGACAGATTAGTGCTAAAGAGCCTAAAGAAATGGGAGAAGCCGTGAACAG GTCAGTAATGAACAGTGTTTATGGAGCTGAAGTTGCCAGGAAAGCCACACTGAAATCTTACAAGTTAAACCCTGATATACCAGAGTGGGGTAGCATAAGTGCAATAACCGGTAATAAAACATCAACACCTCCTTTCAAATCAATGGAAGATCTTCAAAATGGCCTTAAACTTGATGCTCCTGCTACAAACATCTCTTTCAAATGTGCCCCAGATCCTTTTGCTGAAGGTGAAGAATGTCTTGTTTACCATGGATATGATGTAACCAGTAAAAGAAAAATTGTGCTTAAAAAGTACAAGCGAGAAGGGGATGAATTCAACAAGATTGAATGCTACATGAAAGAATTGAAAGTACGTGTCATCACTAACACTTACGTGCATAGCTTTAATGGCGAACCATTGAAACCATCTAATGCTGTACAAATTACAGTCCATCCTTTGGAAATCGTTCAGTGTGAAGGATCTCAACAGAATTTCATGATGGAGACATTCCTCAGAGGCAATATTGAGAAGTACAACAACAATGCTGGAATAGTTTCTTGTAAGGCTGAGGAGTCAGATACGATGCAGGCATTTAGCCATTATAGCTGGGTAAAATCAGGGAAATCATTGCTTATTTGTGATCTGCAG GGAGTGAATTCATATTCAGTGGTGATGCTTACAGATCCTGCAATCCATTCAATGACTCCTGGCTGTTATGGCTTTACTGATCATGGTCCAAGTGGTGTTAAGAGATTTTTCAAGACACACAAGTGTggaaacacatgtacacagatgGGCTTAAACAATTGCTTGCCTTGA